The Papaver somniferum cultivar HN1 chromosome 6, ASM357369v1, whole genome shotgun sequence genome segment ATAAGAGCTATCAGTGTGCCTTTCTAGGGTTCTGTTTCCGTCTAGTGGTCGTAGAATCTCAAAGTTAGTTCTATCCAACGACCAGTATTTCATCATTTAGAACCCTCTTCTATTCTAATAATAATTGAATTACCTCAACGAATTTTTACAGTCAAAAGATTAACGAAGAAGATGATTCAGAAGAAGCAGATGTCAGTTAATCACGCGTGCGTTGCACGTGTATCGAAAATCACACGTTAGAAGCTCTTCTTCGCTTTCATTGCGTGTGAGAGAGGAGAAGTAAGTGAATAGTACGTACTGTGTAATATCAGATGAGAGATGATTGATGGTAAGAAAGTGAATATACTATGCTGGTGGGAACCACTCTTTTATCATGGGTCAATGGCTCGTGTGAAGAACTGGGTCACGTGAACAAGACCTTTCCTTTTCTTTCGTTCTCACATTGCATCTGCGTACGCTTTCTCTACTTTTCATGTTAGCAAAGCTGAGAAATACTTTGGGCTGTTTCGATGAATACCTTCTGTATAACCTACAAGATTCGGTGTAATATTGTAGGGTCTCTATCTTAAAATTGGGCAGAACACATAAGAATAGTATTTTTCTTTCGAGCTTGAAGGTTCATGTCCCTATTATAATGGAAAAGATTTGGCTAAACAATTATTATCATCATCTATCaatcttgttttctttttctcttgagAGGGACAATAATTGGATAAGTTTATTGAGAACGAAATTTTTGCCTTCGTTAATAAAGTTTAATACTAATTGAAGACTTACCGTAGAGTACTTAATTGGTCGTAGACTAAGGCTTAGAGCTGAACTTTATCAAAGTATTGTTCATATCTGCACACTAAAGTAGTGCATGATAAGCTCACATGCAGTATTTTTTTATTCATTGATAAGATCACTGAGGTACATCAAGTTTTCCGGAGATTAGAAAATACAGCCATGGATTACTATTCATTCCAGCATCTTTTGCTAATAAATCAGCCACCTCATTCATCTTTCTTGGGACATAGTAACATTCCCActtattaaaattattaaaaaaatttcgACAATCATAAATTATACTATTTGTTGTCCATTTCATCGAGCCTTGCTTGCTATTAATAGCATTCACTACATTAGCACAATCTCCTTCAAGTTGAAGATGAGCGACTTGATTTTGAACTGTCCACTTTATTCCTTCTAATGCAGCTTGCGCCTCAGCTTTTTCTGCACCTTGTGCTACCCTTGGAATGCAGCCTGCTGCTTTCCAATTCCCTGCATCATCAACCACAATTAGTCCAGTGCCCATAAGCTTAGAATCTTTAGAAAAGGAAGCATCAAAATTAACTTTGGTAAACGATTCAGGCGGCCTAATCCAGGCAATGTGCATCCCCACCCTGGCATTAGTATGATTACTTAAAGTCAAATGATTATTACTAGATAGACATTCATGCACACTTTGATTTGTCAGACTCACAACATTAGATATGTTCAAAGGAGCAGTATCAAAAACTACAGAACAACGAAATTTCCAAATATGCCAAAGTGTAAATGAAGCAAACTTCACCAATTCCTTGTTGAAATCCGCTGAGCTTCCACCAGTTATGAACCAGCTGGCAATCCACTCAAAAATGTTCACTCCACTACCCAAACCTGCAATGTTAGGATTTATAGCTAGCCAAATGGA includes the following:
- the LOC113290823 gene encoding uncharacterized protein LOC113290823 translates to MPELLDVVHGCLPARERLARHVVDINPNCPFCDRIDETVQHLLIDCDISKSIWLAINPNIAGLGSGVNIFEWIASWFITGGSSADFNKELVKFASFTLWHIWKFRCSVVFDTAPLNISNVVSLTNQSVHECLSSNNHLTLSNHTNARVGMHIAWIRPPESFTKVNFDASFSKDSKLMGTGLIVVDDAGNWKAAGCIPRVAQGAEKAEAQAALEGIKWTVQNQVAHLQLEGDCANVVNAINSKQGSMKWTTNSIIYDCRNFFNNFNKWECYYVPRKMNEVADLLAKDAGMNSNPWLYFLISGKLDVPQ